One Vigna unguiculata cultivar IT97K-499-35 chromosome 11, ASM411807v1, whole genome shotgun sequence DNA window includes the following coding sequences:
- the LOC114169383 gene encoding uncharacterized protein LOC114169383 codes for MSDDLARVVVEDVKDATTLVPVPTEEVKIVGEALGTFISWPKHLVKVHSRQKSPVACAFSHETHSQPQPKQSFSPIHELAGIVEDLFQKPLVIPWDKTVFNVDSSDIPLYVHMNDVYEIIQGHQMLNITVIQLWILYLDEYVSKTGNDDVYGFLKPQHIQKSGNKHMKCQTYIQNWMGKSKKRIYMAPYIHAALNVYNVLGGKSTSSSQNFKVITAKCNIQKRSFECGYYVMYWMWTIARAALKDSWDEVDEVRTEWAKYFLQLKNVYM; via the exons ATGTCGGATGATTTGGCTAGAGTGGTAGTTGAAGATGTTAAAGATGCCACAACTCTAGTTCCAGTGCCTACAGAGGAGGTCAAAATAGTTGGAGAGGCACTAGGAACATTCATCTCATGGCCTAAACATTTAGTTAAG gttCATAGCAGACAAAAGTCCCCAGTTGCATGTGCTTTTAGCCATGAGACCCATTCCCAGCCCCAACCCAAGCAAAGTTTTAGTCCAATTCATGAGTTGGCTGGCATAGTCGAAGATCTTTTTCAAAAACCACTTGTCATTCCTTGGGATAAAACAGTCTTCAATGTTGACAGTAGTGATATACCACTATATGTCCATATGAACGATGTGTACGAAATCATCCAGGGGCATCAGATGCTGAACATTACAGTTATTCAACTATGGATACT GTATTTAGACGAATATGTTTCCAAAACAGGGAATGATGATGTCTATGGTTTCCTTAAGCCTCAACATATACAAAAGTCTGGAAATAAACATATGAAATGTCAAACGTACATTCAAAATTGGATGGGGAAATCAAAGAAAAGAATTTACATGGCACCTTATATTCATGC TGCTTTGAATGTGTACAATGTGTTGGGTGGTAAATCAACTTCAtcttcacaaaatttcaaaGTGATTACTGCTAAG TGTAATATCCAAAAAAGAAGTTTTGAGTGTGGATACTATGTCATGTACTGGATGTGGACCATAGCTCGTGCTGCTCTAAAAGATTCTTGGGATGAG GTTGATGAAGTAAGGACTGAATGGGCCAAATACTTCTTGCAacttaaaaatgtttatatgtAA